Proteins encoded in a region of the Perca fluviatilis chromosome 6, GENO_Pfluv_1.0, whole genome shotgun sequence genome:
- the agtpbp1 gene encoding cytosolic carboxypeptidase 1 isoform X3 produces MNKPKMATEKGVPSNSRVLMLLGQLERMNGEAMVRDVETARQITAKIFHLIQTQEKSGKEVMSKGSSGMEVILASLENTRDVQTTLNILYILSELLTVGRGRRVGVFVSKGGTGILFQILITAIKELPPSEELMLQLHSLLAKVGPKDRKFGVKARLSGALNVTVNLIKQNLQNTKLLLPCLQVLRVYSTNSVNAISLGKNGVVELMFKIVAPYSKKNTSLLKVALDALGALLKSKTNARRAVDGGHVPVLLALYQDWHRNDTRHRHMLIRKGLLVCLRNITNIKLGRKAFLDADGMRILYNSSTECLPVRTLDPLVNTSSLIMRKCFPKNRLPLPTIKSAFQYQLPHVPAVGPVAQLYSQPPGVDDVVDESDDNEETDADTENDTEDDEKDQRTANDDIETDLNKLHPRKNPGRPFEELRVYERFFLELSEDFQGYNFESSKSASTTSSSFSSSSASTRSTRPIIVPTAQALSPKLAPKSGSQADCNSTKGQHTLPSPSVPTPTPPASLTPLELDTIHLTKDQDKKEEPRIPSPDTCTTFSSLARPPSQGQMIEQDLAHVLECVSLEEEGALNTGEGGGRGVKQEGSPVNATRHIQSPLLLGGIATRRVGGGGSNWGSDCGSEGAEDEGGEGAVLEVPDTALLLPLHDPDLYVEMVKGTHSVPQYAEVAYPDYFGHVAPTFREPLQERVYGVQRSKIFQDTERLIHPNDIVDKVVYDLDIPSCPVIEDDGESLKFNSQFESGNLRKAVQIRKYEYDLVLNSDINSNHYHQWFYFEVSGMRVGTTYRFNIINSEKSNSQFNYGMQVLMYSVQEAISGRPRWVRTGTDICYYKNHFARSSIAAGGQKGKSYYTMTFSTSFSHKDDVCYFAYHYPYTYSTLKMHLSKLEALRTPEIYLRQDVLCKTLGGNSCPLLTITAMPESNSNDHICQFRNRPLIFLSARVHPGETNASWVMKGTLEFLMSTSPLAASLREAYIFKIIPMLNPDGVVNGNHRCSLSGEDLNRQWQNPNPELHPTIYHTKSLLQYLAHIQRAPLVFCDYHGHSRKKNVFMYGCSVKETVWQSNISATSSDLQEDLGYRALPKILSQIAPAFSMASCSFVVERSKESTARVVVWREIGVQCSYTMESTLCGCDQGKYKGLQIGTRELEEMGAQFCVALLRLKRLTGLRNHQHLLDLESDIIGTQAKVVSSSPTTYVMEEDEPPFLEPIDYSAESNDEDAEPENEHAAEVQGNPDHLDQLSDSETNHRD; encoded by the exons AGAAGAGCGGGAAAGAGGTTATGTCCAAAGGTTCCAGTGGCATGGAGGTCATCCTGGCTTCACTGGAG AACACCAGGGATGTCCAGACCACTCTTAACATTTTGTACATTCTCAGTGAGCTGCTGACTGTGG GCAGAGGTCGCAGGGTGGGAGTATTTGTGTCTAAAGGAGGAACAGGAATATTATTCCAGATTCTGATCACTGCCATTAAAGAGTTGCCTCCCAGTGAAGAACTCATGCTTCAGCTTCACTCACTGCTCGCCAAGGTTGGCCCAAAAG ACCGAAAGTTTGGAGTGAAGGCGCGCTTGAGTGGAGCGCTGAACGTCACAGTCAACTTAATAAAACAGAACCTACAGAATACCAAACTGCTTCTGCCCTGCCTGCAGGTTCTCAGGGTTTACTCCACCAACT CGGTGAATGCTATTTCTTTGGGAAAGAACGGAGTGGTGGAGCTCATGTTCAAGATTGTCGCGCCGTACAGCAAGAAGAACACCAGCCTGCTTAA GGTAGCTCTGGATGCACTGGGAGCACTGCTCAAATCCA AAACGAATGCTCGCCGTGCAGTGGATGGTGGACATGTGCCAGTCCTGCTGGCTCTGTACCAGGACTGGCATCGCAATGACACACGGCATCGCCACATGCTGATTCGCAAAGGGCTGCTGGTCTGCCTCAGGAACATCACCAACATAAAGCTTGGCAGGAAAGCATTCCTAGACGCTGATGGCATGAGGATCCTCTACAACTCATCCACT GAGTGTCTCCCGGTGCGGACTCTGGATCCACTTGTCAACACTTCGAGTCTCATCATGAGGAAGTGTTTTCCTAAGAACCGTCTGCCTTTGCCCACCATCAAATCGGCCTTCCAATACCAGCTGCCACATGTACCTGCTGTCGGCCCTGTGGCGCAGCTGTACAGCCAGCCACCTGGGG TGGACGATGTGGTGGATGAAAGTGATGATAACGAGGAGACCGACGCGGACACAGAGAACGATACTGAGGACGACGAAAAGGATCAGCGCACTGCG AATGATGACATAGAGACGGACCTAAACAAACTACATCCCAGAAAGAACCCTGGTCGTCCGTTCGAGGAGTTGAGGGTCTATGAGAGGTTTTTCTTGGAGCTTTCTGAAGACTTCCAG GGTTATAACTTTGAATCCTCAAAGAGTGCCTCTACCACATCATCATCTTTCTCCTCATCATCAGCCTCAACTCGATCCACTCGGCCAATCATAGTGCCCACAGCTCAAGCCCTGTCCCCAAAGCTTGCCCCCAAATCAGGCTCTCAGGCGGATTGTAACTCtaccaaaggacaacacacccTGCCGTCTCCTTCTGTGCCCACTCCTACTCCGCCTGCTTCTCTAACACCTCTAGAACTGGACACCATCCACCTCACCAAGGACCAAGACAAAAAAGAGGAGCCCCGGATTCCTTCCCCCGACACATGTACAACATTTTCCTCTCTCGCTAGGCCTCCTTCTCAAGGGCAGATGATAGAACAGGACCTAGCACATGTGTTGGAGTGTGTCTCTCTAGAAGAGGAGGGGGCTCTGAAcacaggagaaggaggaggaaggggagtcAAACAAGAAGGATCTCCAGTCAATGCCACGAGGCACATACAGTCTCCTCTGCTCTTGGGGGGCATCGCTACTCGTCGTGTGGGAGGAGGCGGAAGTAACTGGGGCTCAGATTGTGGCTCAGAGGGTGCTGAGGATGAGGGAGGGGAAGGAGCAGTCCTGGAGGTGCCAGACACAGCGCTGCTCCTCCCGCTGCATGACCCAGACCTTTATGTGGAGATGGTGAAGGGAACACACTCCGTACCCCAGTACGCTGAAGTGGCTTACCCAGACTACTTTGGCCATGTAGCCCCAACATTTAGGGAGCCCCTTCAGGAGAGAGTTTATGGTGTACAGAG GTCTAAAATATTCCAGGACACTGAGAGGTTGATTCATCCAAATGATATCGTGGACAAAGTAGTTTACGACCTGGACATTCCTAG TTGTCCTGTTATTGAAGATGATGGCGAATCACTGAAGTTTAACTCTCAGTTTGAGTCTGGCAACCTCAGGAAGGCAGTTCAGATTAGGAA ATACGAGTATGACCTTGTGCTGAATTCGGACATCAACAGTAATCACTACCACCAGTGGTTCTACTTTGAGGTGAGCGGCATGCGTGTTGGAACCACCTACCGCTTCAACATCATCAACTCTGAGAAGTCAAACAGCCAGTTCAACTACG GCATGCAGGTGCTGATGTACTCTGTGCAGGAGGCGATCAGTGGCAGGCCTCGCTGGGTCAGAACAGGAACAGATATCTGTTACTACAA GAATCACTTTGCAAGGAGTTCCATTGCAGCTGGTGGTCAGAAAGGAAAGTCCTATTATACAATGACCTTCAGCACGAGCTTCAGCCATAAGGATGATGTCTGCTACTTTGCCTATCATTACCCTTATACCTACTCCACTCTTAAG ATGCACCTGTCCAAACTAGAGGCTTTGAGGACCCCTGAGATATACCTGAGACAGGATGTCCTGTGTAAAACTCTGGGGGGAAACAGCTGCCCCCTTCTCACTATCACTGCCATGCCAGAGTCCAACTCTAATGATCACATCTGTCAATTTA GGAATCGTCCATTGATCTTCCTGTCGGCCAGAGTGCACCCTGGAGAGACCAATGCCAGCTGGGTAATGAAGGGCACGCTGGAGTTCCTGATGAGCACCAGCCCACTGGCAGCCAGCCTGAGAGAGGCTTATATCTTCAAGATCATCCCCATGCTCAACCCTGATGGTGTTGTCAATGGAAA TCATCGTTGTTCTCTGAGTGGGGAAGATTTGAATCGCCAGTGGCAGAATCCAAATCCTGAGCTCCACCCCACCATCTACCACACTAAGAGCCTGCTGCAGTACCTTGCACACATACAAAGGGCGCCACTG gtGTTTTGCGACTACCACGGTCATTCCAGGAAAAAGAATGTATTCATGTATGGCTGCAGCGTGAAGGAGACAGTCTGGCAGTCCAATATCAGTGCTACGTCCAGTGACTTACAAGAGGACCTTGGATACAgg gcACTCCCTAAGATACTGTCCCAGATCGCCCCTGCCTTCAGCATGGCGAGCTGTAGTTTTGTTGTGGAGCGCTCCAAAGAGTCAACAGCCCGCGTTGTTGTATGGAGAGAGATAGGAGTACAATGCAGCTACACCATGGAGAGCACGCTCTGTGGTTGTGACCAGGGAAAATATAAG GGTCTTCAGATCGGCACCAGAGAGCTGGAGGAGATGGGAGCTCAGTTCTGTGTGGCCCTGCTGAGGCTGAAGAGGCTGACGGGGCTCCGCAATCACCAACACCTGCTGGATTTGGAGAGCGATATTATTGGGACACAGGCTAAAGTAGTCAG
- the agtpbp1 gene encoding cytosolic carboxypeptidase 1 isoform X1: MNKPKMATEKGVPSNSRVLMLLGQLERMNGEAMVRDVETARQITAKIFHLIQTQEKSGKEVMSKGSSGMEVILASLENTRDVQTTLNILYILSELLTVGRGRRVGVFVSKGGTGILFQILITAIKELPPSEELMLQLHSLLAKVGPKDRKFGVKARLSGALNVTVNLIKQNLQNTKLLLPCLQVLRVYSTNSVNAISLGKNGVVELMFKIVAPYSKKNTSLLKVALDALGALLKSKTNARRAVDGGHVPVLLALYQDWHRNDTRHRHMLIRKGLLVCLRNITNIKLGRKAFLDADGMRILYNSSTECLPVRTLDPLVNTSSLIMRKCFPKNRLPLPTIKSAFQYQLPHVPAVGPVAQLYSQPPGGRKNHQLCDRPLKKVDDVVDESDDNEETDADTENDTEDDEKDQRTANDDIETDLNKLHPRKNPGRPFEELRVYERFFLELSEDFQGYNFESSKSASTTSSSFSSSSASTRSTRPIIVPTAQALSPKLAPKSGSQADCNSTKGQHTLPSPSVPTPTPPASLTPLELDTIHLTKDQDKKEEPRIPSPDTCTTFSSLARPPSQGQMIEQDLAHVLECVSLEEEGALNTGEGGGRGVKQEGSPVNATRHIQSPLLLGGIATRRVGGGGSNWGSDCGSEGAEDEGGEGAVLEVPDTALLLPLHDPDLYVEMVKGTHSVPQYAEVAYPDYFGHVAPTFREPLQERVYGVQRSKIFQDTERLIHPNDIVDKVVYDLDIPSCPVIEDDGESLKFNSQFESGNLRKAVQIRKYEYDLVLNSDINSNHYHQWFYFEVSGMRVGTTYRFNIINSEKSNSQFNYGMQVLMYSVQEAISGRPRWVRTGTDICYYKNHFARSSIAAGGQKGKSYYTMTFSTSFSHKDDVCYFAYHYPYTYSTLKMHLSKLEALRTPEIYLRQDVLCKTLGGNSCPLLTITAMPESNSNDHICQFRNRPLIFLSARVHPGETNASWVMKGTLEFLMSTSPLAASLREAYIFKIIPMLNPDGVVNGNHRCSLSGEDLNRQWQNPNPELHPTIYHTKSLLQYLAHIQRAPLVFCDYHGHSRKKNVFMYGCSVKETVWQSNISATSSDLQEDLGYRALPKILSQIAPAFSMASCSFVVERSKESTARVVVWREIGVQCSYTMESTLCGCDQGKYKGLQIGTRELEEMGAQFCVALLRLKRLTGLRNHQHLLDLESDIIGTQAKVVSSSPTTYVMEEDEPPFLEPIDYSAESNDEDAEPENEHAAEVQGNPDHLDQLSDSETNHRD; encoded by the exons AGAAGAGCGGGAAAGAGGTTATGTCCAAAGGTTCCAGTGGCATGGAGGTCATCCTGGCTTCACTGGAG AACACCAGGGATGTCCAGACCACTCTTAACATTTTGTACATTCTCAGTGAGCTGCTGACTGTGG GCAGAGGTCGCAGGGTGGGAGTATTTGTGTCTAAAGGAGGAACAGGAATATTATTCCAGATTCTGATCACTGCCATTAAAGAGTTGCCTCCCAGTGAAGAACTCATGCTTCAGCTTCACTCACTGCTCGCCAAGGTTGGCCCAAAAG ACCGAAAGTTTGGAGTGAAGGCGCGCTTGAGTGGAGCGCTGAACGTCACAGTCAACTTAATAAAACAGAACCTACAGAATACCAAACTGCTTCTGCCCTGCCTGCAGGTTCTCAGGGTTTACTCCACCAACT CGGTGAATGCTATTTCTTTGGGAAAGAACGGAGTGGTGGAGCTCATGTTCAAGATTGTCGCGCCGTACAGCAAGAAGAACACCAGCCTGCTTAA GGTAGCTCTGGATGCACTGGGAGCACTGCTCAAATCCA AAACGAATGCTCGCCGTGCAGTGGATGGTGGACATGTGCCAGTCCTGCTGGCTCTGTACCAGGACTGGCATCGCAATGACACACGGCATCGCCACATGCTGATTCGCAAAGGGCTGCTGGTCTGCCTCAGGAACATCACCAACATAAAGCTTGGCAGGAAAGCATTCCTAGACGCTGATGGCATGAGGATCCTCTACAACTCATCCACT GAGTGTCTCCCGGTGCGGACTCTGGATCCACTTGTCAACACTTCGAGTCTCATCATGAGGAAGTGTTTTCCTAAGAACCGTCTGCCTTTGCCCACCATCAAATCGGCCTTCCAATACCAGCTGCCACATGTACCTGCTGTCGGCCCTGTGGCGCAGCTGTACAGCCAGCCACCTGGGG GAAGAAAAAATCATCAGCTCTGCGACAGGCCCTTAAAGAAGG TGGACGATGTGGTGGATGAAAGTGATGATAACGAGGAGACCGACGCGGACACAGAGAACGATACTGAGGACGACGAAAAGGATCAGCGCACTGCG AATGATGACATAGAGACGGACCTAAACAAACTACATCCCAGAAAGAACCCTGGTCGTCCGTTCGAGGAGTTGAGGGTCTATGAGAGGTTTTTCTTGGAGCTTTCTGAAGACTTCCAG GGTTATAACTTTGAATCCTCAAAGAGTGCCTCTACCACATCATCATCTTTCTCCTCATCATCAGCCTCAACTCGATCCACTCGGCCAATCATAGTGCCCACAGCTCAAGCCCTGTCCCCAAAGCTTGCCCCCAAATCAGGCTCTCAGGCGGATTGTAACTCtaccaaaggacaacacacccTGCCGTCTCCTTCTGTGCCCACTCCTACTCCGCCTGCTTCTCTAACACCTCTAGAACTGGACACCATCCACCTCACCAAGGACCAAGACAAAAAAGAGGAGCCCCGGATTCCTTCCCCCGACACATGTACAACATTTTCCTCTCTCGCTAGGCCTCCTTCTCAAGGGCAGATGATAGAACAGGACCTAGCACATGTGTTGGAGTGTGTCTCTCTAGAAGAGGAGGGGGCTCTGAAcacaggagaaggaggaggaaggggagtcAAACAAGAAGGATCTCCAGTCAATGCCACGAGGCACATACAGTCTCCTCTGCTCTTGGGGGGCATCGCTACTCGTCGTGTGGGAGGAGGCGGAAGTAACTGGGGCTCAGATTGTGGCTCAGAGGGTGCTGAGGATGAGGGAGGGGAAGGAGCAGTCCTGGAGGTGCCAGACACAGCGCTGCTCCTCCCGCTGCATGACCCAGACCTTTATGTGGAGATGGTGAAGGGAACACACTCCGTACCCCAGTACGCTGAAGTGGCTTACCCAGACTACTTTGGCCATGTAGCCCCAACATTTAGGGAGCCCCTTCAGGAGAGAGTTTATGGTGTACAGAG GTCTAAAATATTCCAGGACACTGAGAGGTTGATTCATCCAAATGATATCGTGGACAAAGTAGTTTACGACCTGGACATTCCTAG TTGTCCTGTTATTGAAGATGATGGCGAATCACTGAAGTTTAACTCTCAGTTTGAGTCTGGCAACCTCAGGAAGGCAGTTCAGATTAGGAA ATACGAGTATGACCTTGTGCTGAATTCGGACATCAACAGTAATCACTACCACCAGTGGTTCTACTTTGAGGTGAGCGGCATGCGTGTTGGAACCACCTACCGCTTCAACATCATCAACTCTGAGAAGTCAAACAGCCAGTTCAACTACG GCATGCAGGTGCTGATGTACTCTGTGCAGGAGGCGATCAGTGGCAGGCCTCGCTGGGTCAGAACAGGAACAGATATCTGTTACTACAA GAATCACTTTGCAAGGAGTTCCATTGCAGCTGGTGGTCAGAAAGGAAAGTCCTATTATACAATGACCTTCAGCACGAGCTTCAGCCATAAGGATGATGTCTGCTACTTTGCCTATCATTACCCTTATACCTACTCCACTCTTAAG ATGCACCTGTCCAAACTAGAGGCTTTGAGGACCCCTGAGATATACCTGAGACAGGATGTCCTGTGTAAAACTCTGGGGGGAAACAGCTGCCCCCTTCTCACTATCACTGCCATGCCAGAGTCCAACTCTAATGATCACATCTGTCAATTTA GGAATCGTCCATTGATCTTCCTGTCGGCCAGAGTGCACCCTGGAGAGACCAATGCCAGCTGGGTAATGAAGGGCACGCTGGAGTTCCTGATGAGCACCAGCCCACTGGCAGCCAGCCTGAGAGAGGCTTATATCTTCAAGATCATCCCCATGCTCAACCCTGATGGTGTTGTCAATGGAAA TCATCGTTGTTCTCTGAGTGGGGAAGATTTGAATCGCCAGTGGCAGAATCCAAATCCTGAGCTCCACCCCACCATCTACCACACTAAGAGCCTGCTGCAGTACCTTGCACACATACAAAGGGCGCCACTG gtGTTTTGCGACTACCACGGTCATTCCAGGAAAAAGAATGTATTCATGTATGGCTGCAGCGTGAAGGAGACAGTCTGGCAGTCCAATATCAGTGCTACGTCCAGTGACTTACAAGAGGACCTTGGATACAgg gcACTCCCTAAGATACTGTCCCAGATCGCCCCTGCCTTCAGCATGGCGAGCTGTAGTTTTGTTGTGGAGCGCTCCAAAGAGTCAACAGCCCGCGTTGTTGTATGGAGAGAGATAGGAGTACAATGCAGCTACACCATGGAGAGCACGCTCTGTGGTTGTGACCAGGGAAAATATAAG GGTCTTCAGATCGGCACCAGAGAGCTGGAGGAGATGGGAGCTCAGTTCTGTGTGGCCCTGCTGAGGCTGAAGAGGCTGACGGGGCTCCGCAATCACCAACACCTGCTGGATTTGGAGAGCGATATTATTGGGACACAGGCTAAAGTAGTCAG
- the agtpbp1 gene encoding cytosolic carboxypeptidase 1 isoform X2 — MNKPKMATEKGVPSNSRVLMLLGQLERMNGEAMVRDVETARQITAKIFHLIQTQEKSGKEVMSKGSSGMEVILASLENTRDVQTTLNILYILSELLTVGRGRRVGVFVSKGGTGILFQILITAIKELPPSEELMLQLHSLLAKVGPKDRKFGVKARLSGALNVTVNLIKQNLQNTKLLLPCLQVLRVYSTNSVNAISLGKNGVVELMFKIVAPYSKKNTSLLKVALDALGALLKSKTNARRAVDGGHVPVLLALYQDWHRNDTRHRHMLIRKGLLVCLRNITNIKLGRKAFLDADGMRILYNSSTECLPVRTLDPLVNTSSLIMRKCFPKNRLPLPTIKSAFQYQLPHVPAVGPVAQLYSQPPGGRKNHQLCDRPLKKVDDVVDESDDNEETDADTENDTEDDEKDQRTANDDIETDLNKLHPRKNPGRPFEELRVYERFFLELSEDFQGYNFESSKSASTTSSSFSSSSASTRSTRPIIVPTAQALSPKLAPKSGSQADCNSTKGQHTLPSPSVPTPTPPASLTPLELDTIHLTKDQDKKEEPRIPSPDTCTTFSSLARPPSQGQMIEQDLAHVLECVSLEEEGALNTGEGGGRGVKQEGSPVNATRHIQSPLLLGGIATRRVGGGGSNWGSDCGSEGAEDEGGEGAVLEVPDTALLLPLHDPDLYVEMVKGTHSVPQYAEVAYPDYFGHVAPTFREPLQERVYGVQRSKIFQDTERLIHPNDIVDKVVYDLDIPSCPVIEDDGESLKFNSQFESGNLRKAVQIRKYEYDLVLNSDINSNHYHQWFYFEVSGMRVGTTYRFNIINSEKSNSQFNYGMQVLMYSVQEAISGRPRWVRTGTDICYYKNHFARSSIAAGGQKGKSYYTMTFSTSFSHKDDVCYFAYHYPYTYSTLKMHLSKLEALRTPEIYLRQDVLCKTLGGNSCPLLTITAMPESNSNDHICQFRNRPLIFLSARVHPGETNASWVMKGTLEFLMSTSPLAASLREAYIFKIIPMLNPDGVVNGNHRCSLSGEDLNRQWQNPNPELHPTIYHTKSLLQYLAHIQRAPLVFCDYHGHSRKKNVFMYGCSVKETVWQSNISATSSDLQEDLGYRALPKILSQIAPAFSMASCSFVVERSKESTARVVVWREIGVQCSYTMESTLCGCDQGKYKGLQIGTRELEEMGAQFCVALLRLKRLTGLRNHQHLLDLESDIIGTQAKVVSSPTTYVMEEDEPPFLEPIDYSAESNDEDAEPENEHAAEVQGNPDHLDQLSDSETNHRD; from the exons AGAAGAGCGGGAAAGAGGTTATGTCCAAAGGTTCCAGTGGCATGGAGGTCATCCTGGCTTCACTGGAG AACACCAGGGATGTCCAGACCACTCTTAACATTTTGTACATTCTCAGTGAGCTGCTGACTGTGG GCAGAGGTCGCAGGGTGGGAGTATTTGTGTCTAAAGGAGGAACAGGAATATTATTCCAGATTCTGATCACTGCCATTAAAGAGTTGCCTCCCAGTGAAGAACTCATGCTTCAGCTTCACTCACTGCTCGCCAAGGTTGGCCCAAAAG ACCGAAAGTTTGGAGTGAAGGCGCGCTTGAGTGGAGCGCTGAACGTCACAGTCAACTTAATAAAACAGAACCTACAGAATACCAAACTGCTTCTGCCCTGCCTGCAGGTTCTCAGGGTTTACTCCACCAACT CGGTGAATGCTATTTCTTTGGGAAAGAACGGAGTGGTGGAGCTCATGTTCAAGATTGTCGCGCCGTACAGCAAGAAGAACACCAGCCTGCTTAA GGTAGCTCTGGATGCACTGGGAGCACTGCTCAAATCCA AAACGAATGCTCGCCGTGCAGTGGATGGTGGACATGTGCCAGTCCTGCTGGCTCTGTACCAGGACTGGCATCGCAATGACACACGGCATCGCCACATGCTGATTCGCAAAGGGCTGCTGGTCTGCCTCAGGAACATCACCAACATAAAGCTTGGCAGGAAAGCATTCCTAGACGCTGATGGCATGAGGATCCTCTACAACTCATCCACT GAGTGTCTCCCGGTGCGGACTCTGGATCCACTTGTCAACACTTCGAGTCTCATCATGAGGAAGTGTTTTCCTAAGAACCGTCTGCCTTTGCCCACCATCAAATCGGCCTTCCAATACCAGCTGCCACATGTACCTGCTGTCGGCCCTGTGGCGCAGCTGTACAGCCAGCCACCTGGGG GAAGAAAAAATCATCAGCTCTGCGACAGGCCCTTAAAGAAGG TGGACGATGTGGTGGATGAAAGTGATGATAACGAGGAGACCGACGCGGACACAGAGAACGATACTGAGGACGACGAAAAGGATCAGCGCACTGCG AATGATGACATAGAGACGGACCTAAACAAACTACATCCCAGAAAGAACCCTGGTCGTCCGTTCGAGGAGTTGAGGGTCTATGAGAGGTTTTTCTTGGAGCTTTCTGAAGACTTCCAG GGTTATAACTTTGAATCCTCAAAGAGTGCCTCTACCACATCATCATCTTTCTCCTCATCATCAGCCTCAACTCGATCCACTCGGCCAATCATAGTGCCCACAGCTCAAGCCCTGTCCCCAAAGCTTGCCCCCAAATCAGGCTCTCAGGCGGATTGTAACTCtaccaaaggacaacacacccTGCCGTCTCCTTCTGTGCCCACTCCTACTCCGCCTGCTTCTCTAACACCTCTAGAACTGGACACCATCCACCTCACCAAGGACCAAGACAAAAAAGAGGAGCCCCGGATTCCTTCCCCCGACACATGTACAACATTTTCCTCTCTCGCTAGGCCTCCTTCTCAAGGGCAGATGATAGAACAGGACCTAGCACATGTGTTGGAGTGTGTCTCTCTAGAAGAGGAGGGGGCTCTGAAcacaggagaaggaggaggaaggggagtcAAACAAGAAGGATCTCCAGTCAATGCCACGAGGCACATACAGTCTCCTCTGCTCTTGGGGGGCATCGCTACTCGTCGTGTGGGAGGAGGCGGAAGTAACTGGGGCTCAGATTGTGGCTCAGAGGGTGCTGAGGATGAGGGAGGGGAAGGAGCAGTCCTGGAGGTGCCAGACACAGCGCTGCTCCTCCCGCTGCATGACCCAGACCTTTATGTGGAGATGGTGAAGGGAACACACTCCGTACCCCAGTACGCTGAAGTGGCTTACCCAGACTACTTTGGCCATGTAGCCCCAACATTTAGGGAGCCCCTTCAGGAGAGAGTTTATGGTGTACAGAG GTCTAAAATATTCCAGGACACTGAGAGGTTGATTCATCCAAATGATATCGTGGACAAAGTAGTTTACGACCTGGACATTCCTAG TTGTCCTGTTATTGAAGATGATGGCGAATCACTGAAGTTTAACTCTCAGTTTGAGTCTGGCAACCTCAGGAAGGCAGTTCAGATTAGGAA ATACGAGTATGACCTTGTGCTGAATTCGGACATCAACAGTAATCACTACCACCAGTGGTTCTACTTTGAGGTGAGCGGCATGCGTGTTGGAACCACCTACCGCTTCAACATCATCAACTCTGAGAAGTCAAACAGCCAGTTCAACTACG GCATGCAGGTGCTGATGTACTCTGTGCAGGAGGCGATCAGTGGCAGGCCTCGCTGGGTCAGAACAGGAACAGATATCTGTTACTACAA GAATCACTTTGCAAGGAGTTCCATTGCAGCTGGTGGTCAGAAAGGAAAGTCCTATTATACAATGACCTTCAGCACGAGCTTCAGCCATAAGGATGATGTCTGCTACTTTGCCTATCATTACCCTTATACCTACTCCACTCTTAAG ATGCACCTGTCCAAACTAGAGGCTTTGAGGACCCCTGAGATATACCTGAGACAGGATGTCCTGTGTAAAACTCTGGGGGGAAACAGCTGCCCCCTTCTCACTATCACTGCCATGCCAGAGTCCAACTCTAATGATCACATCTGTCAATTTA GGAATCGTCCATTGATCTTCCTGTCGGCCAGAGTGCACCCTGGAGAGACCAATGCCAGCTGGGTAATGAAGGGCACGCTGGAGTTCCTGATGAGCACCAGCCCACTGGCAGCCAGCCTGAGAGAGGCTTATATCTTCAAGATCATCCCCATGCTCAACCCTGATGGTGTTGTCAATGGAAA TCATCGTTGTTCTCTGAGTGGGGAAGATTTGAATCGCCAGTGGCAGAATCCAAATCCTGAGCTCCACCCCACCATCTACCACACTAAGAGCCTGCTGCAGTACCTTGCACACATACAAAGGGCGCCACTG gtGTTTTGCGACTACCACGGTCATTCCAGGAAAAAGAATGTATTCATGTATGGCTGCAGCGTGAAGGAGACAGTCTGGCAGTCCAATATCAGTGCTACGTCCAGTGACTTACAAGAGGACCTTGGATACAgg gcACTCCCTAAGATACTGTCCCAGATCGCCCCTGCCTTCAGCATGGCGAGCTGTAGTTTTGTTGTGGAGCGCTCCAAAGAGTCAACAGCCCGCGTTGTTGTATGGAGAGAGATAGGAGTACAATGCAGCTACACCATGGAGAGCACGCTCTGTGGTTGTGACCAGGGAAAATATAAG GGTCTTCAGATCGGCACCAGAGAGCTGGAGGAGATGGGAGCTCAGTTCTGTGTGGCCCTGCTGAGGCTGAAGAGGCTGACGGGGCTCCGCAATCACCAACACCTGCTGGATTTGGAGAGCGATATTATTGGGACACAGGCTAAAGTAGTCAG